The segment GATCGTTCGAACTCGCCGAGGGCGGATGATGACGGCCAAGGGCTACGCTCACATGAAGCAAACCCCTCCGAAACGCCCTCTGTAAGCTGCAACGTGACTCCGCCAAAGGTTGGCGGAGTCACGCGAAAATTGTGACCGACTCTGGAAGCTAGGCCAGTCATGCCAAGTCATGCTGACCTATGACGCTGGATCTTTGCCGTCGATCCAAGGACCGCCCAACTTCATGTAGTCGGGTTCTTCCAGCGTGCTGCCTGTGTCGCCAGCGGTCCATCCGGGGATATGTTTCGCTGGCATACGCTTCTTGGAACGTTCTTCCCATCCCTTGGCCCATGACTCGTCGGCTTCGTGGATCCGCAGTTCGACTGGGTCGATCATGAACGCCTTGCCTTCTCGATAGCTCTTGGCTCCCAAGATGACCGTTGCGATCGCCGCCGCACCGAGCAGCGGATCGTTGTTGCACAGTGCAGGATCGTTTGCTTCCATCGCATCGATCCAATTTGAAAAGTGTGCGTACGTTGTGTCCGCCACTTTTTCGGTCGTGATTCGTTCGTTGGTCAGCTTGCTGTCACGAGTCACCTGCGATCGTTCAGGAACGTAATCGAACCCATCAAACTGTTCGCCATTACCAAACACGAATGACCCAAAGTGTCCGCGGATCGCTTGCTTGATCGGCGTTTCTTCGCATGCCATCGTGGCCGTCACGATCCCTTGCACGCCTTCGTGGAAGTCCGCCACGACAGTGGCAACGTCGGGCACATCGCGTCCGTCGTATTCCACATAGATGCCGCCTGCACCGACGACTCGGCCCGGGAAACGAAGCCCTGTTGCCTTTAGCATCGACGTCGTTCGGTGCACGAACAGATCCGTGAACATGCCCGAACCGAACGGCCAAAATCGGCGCCATTGTCTGTAGACTTCGCGGTCAAATTCTTGGTACTCGGCCAAACCTTCTTCCACGCCCAGCCATTTTTTCCAGTTGATGTTCTTCGGCGTCATGCCGGGTTCAAGCTTGTAGTATCGCCATTGGCCTTGAGCCGAATTGCGAAAGAATTCGGTTTGATACATCAAGACTTTGCCGAGCTTCCCGCTGGTCAGCAGTGAATTGACTTCGTTCCAAACCGGCAAGCTGGTCGATTGAACGCCGACCTGCATCACCTGTCCCGACTTTTTCCAAACGCTCAAAACTTCGAGCGCTTCGTCAGCCGTCTTGGTC is part of the Rubripirellula reticaptiva genome and harbors:
- a CDS encoding Gfo/Idh/MocA family protein produces the protein MPETKPSRRQFIQTGAAVAAVGSVVTEAAPTSAADANSKFRIGFIGPGGRGFGAHVKTLAKLQDEGRPINLVAVCDVYNEHRDRAAKHIEKIIGTAPAKYEDYLDMIAKEDLDAVVIGTPDHWHAKQTIDSLNAGLHVYCEKPMTKTADEALEVLSVWKKSGQVMQVGVQSTSLPVWNEVNSLLTSGKLGKVLMYQTEFFRNSAQGQWRYYKLEPGMTPKNINWKKWLGVEEGLAEYQEFDREVYRQWRRFWPFGSGMFTDLFVHRTTSMLKATGLRFPGRVVGAGGIYVEYDGRDVPDVATVVADFHEGVQGIVTATMACEETPIKQAIRGHFGSFVFGNGEQFDGFDYVPERSQVTRDSKLTNERITTEKVADTTYAHFSNWIDAMEANDPALCNNDPLLGAAAIATVILGAKSYREGKAFMIDPVELRIHEADESWAKGWEERSKKRMPAKHIPGWTAGDTGSTLEEPDYMKLGGPWIDGKDPAS